One genomic region from Fictibacillus marinisediminis encodes:
- a CDS encoding malate:quinone oxidoreductase, with protein sequence MSSRETNTDVILIGAGIMSATLGTILKELVPEWEIKVFEKLENAGEESSNEWNNAGTGHAALCELNYTVEKPDGSVDISKAIKINEQFQVSMQFWSYLVNSKLIRNPENFIMPLPHMSMVQGEENVTFLKKRFEALSNNPLFQGMEFSDVPEKLLEWIPLIMEGRTLNEPIAATKIDSGTDVNFGALTRMLFDHLKTKNVDIKYKHSVDNIKHTSDGSWELKVKNLDSGSVERHTAKFVFIGGGGGSLHLLQKSGIPESKHIGGFPVSGIFMVCNNPEVIAQHHAKVYGKAKVGAPPMSVPHLDTRYIDDKKSLLFGPFAGFSPKFLKTGSMFDLVTSVKPNNVLTMLAAGAKEMSLTKYLIQQVMLSKEQRMEELREFIPNAKAEDWDFVVAGQRVQVIKDTEAGGKGTLQFGTEVITAADGSIAALLGASPGASTAVHVMLEVIKKCFPQHMKEWEPKIKEMIPSYGLSLMENPELLHEIHTSTAETLGLSEKEPVFS encoded by the coding sequence ATGAGCAGCAGAGAAACTAACACTGACGTCATTTTAATTGGCGCCGGAATCATGAGTGCGACTTTAGGGACAATCTTGAAAGAATTAGTACCGGAATGGGAAATTAAAGTGTTTGAGAAGCTCGAAAACGCAGGAGAGGAAAGCTCTAACGAATGGAATAATGCCGGAACGGGGCATGCGGCACTGTGCGAGCTTAACTACACGGTCGAAAAACCGGATGGGTCTGTAGATATTAGTAAAGCTATAAAAATTAATGAACAGTTTCAAGTTTCAATGCAGTTCTGGTCTTATCTTGTAAACAGCAAGCTAATACGTAATCCAGAGAATTTTATCATGCCATTGCCTCATATGAGTATGGTGCAAGGGGAAGAAAATGTTACGTTTTTAAAGAAACGTTTTGAAGCGCTGTCAAACAATCCGTTATTTCAAGGGATGGAATTTTCCGATGTTCCGGAAAAACTGTTGGAATGGATTCCGCTTATCATGGAAGGCCGTACATTGAATGAACCGATAGCAGCTACCAAAATTGACTCTGGAACAGATGTCAACTTTGGTGCGTTGACGCGCATGTTGTTTGACCACTTAAAGACTAAAAACGTCGATATCAAATACAAACATAGTGTTGATAATATTAAACATACTAGCGATGGCTCCTGGGAATTGAAAGTGAAGAATCTCGATAGCGGCAGCGTAGAACGCCATACGGCAAAATTCGTCTTTATCGGAGGCGGGGGTGGAAGCCTGCATTTACTGCAAAAATCCGGTATTCCTGAAAGTAAACATATTGGTGGATTCCCAGTAAGCGGAATCTTTATGGTGTGTAATAATCCGGAGGTTATAGCGCAGCATCATGCAAAAGTATACGGCAAAGCTAAGGTTGGTGCTCCGCCAATGTCTGTCCCGCATCTGGACACAAGATATATCGACGATAAAAAATCGTTGCTATTTGGACCATTTGCCGGCTTCTCACCAAAGTTCTTAAAAACGGGTTCAATGTTCGATTTAGTAACTTCCGTTAAACCGAATAATGTATTAACGATGCTGGCGGCAGGCGCAAAAGAGATGTCATTGACAAAATACCTGATCCAGCAAGTTATGTTATCGAAAGAACAGCGCATGGAAGAGCTGCGTGAGTTTATCCCTAACGCTAAAGCAGAGGATTGGGATTTTGTGGTAGCGGGCCAACGTGTGCAAGTTATTAAAGATACAGAGGCAGGCGGTAAAGGAACCCTTCAATTTGGCACGGAAGTGATTACGGCCGCTGATGGCTCGATCGCAGCATTACTAGGCGCTTCTCCGGGTGCTTCGACTGCCGTTCACGTTATGCTTGAGGTTATCAAAAAATGCTTCCCGCAGCATATGAAAGAGTGGGAACCGAAAATCAAAGAAATGATTCCTTCTTATGGTTTGTCACTAATGGAAAACCCAGAGCTTCTGCATGAAATTCATACTTCAACAGCAGAGACGCTTGGTCTAAGCGAAAAAGAGCCGGTCTTTAGTTAA